The DNA sequence TATTAATAATTCAACAGTTTTAAGACACCTTAAAAAGCATATTTACATTGCTAAACAGACACGGGTCACTGCTCCTGTAAATAcatgtaacactataatttgcTCACCTCATTCATGAATTATAATGCTCGGTTTGTTTAAGTTATTCGCCTTTAAGGAGATGGCTTTGATATTAAAATTCCTGTCATTCAGACCTGAATTCATCTTAATCACTAAGATTTAAACTAAgcctaaattaaataaattggcATTGTAATCTTGAATAACggttataaaacaaattaattaaataatgaatcgGGCCACATTGAATTTAAAACGAAAGATAAGGTCCAAGCTAATTTAGGCATTTAGGAGTGTTTTGACACCTTGAGCAACtcattgacagaaaaaaaaaaaaaacatgtatggcAGACACTTGAAATGGCCTGTAAGTGTTGTGTTTAGAAAGCACTAAATGAAGGGTgacattctttttatttttctcgtGAAACCTTGTTTGTGGTAAAGTGGGGATAATTAGGACATGATGGACCGCACGAGTCGTTATTTATCTATATTTTTACCAGCTGGATATTTGGGTTTGCCTTCCTTTGGTCTGTTAAATGGTCTATTGGAGACTTTTTAAGGCTATTTTACAGCAGATGTTTGCACTTTTTTCTTTAGTAAGTAAAACGAGATTTCTTTCTCAATATTCTGCTTtgtcaagattattttttttgccatttagcctattcatattattatttcatgtatattgtatgtatgtatattttccctagtatttcatttatatttatattatgtgctTTGTGAcggattttgctgctgtaacaccggaatttcccattttcttgggatcaataaacatctatctatctatctatctgcagTTGTAACTAAACTTCTGTCataattttataaaacactGGACACTGAGACAATTTGAGCTAGGCCTACTTTTAATTCAGAATGTCTTGCCAAActgaaaatggaagaaaagtgAGAACTGGCTCGTAAAACCAACAACACCATTCAGCTGAACTTCTCCTATTCACCCTTGATCGATGGTCGTTCAAAAGCCTGGATGGCTGCCGCACTGTACAGATGCGCTCCCCCAGCGCGATCCGTTGGCCGCAGATTGCGGCAGGAAGACACACTGCGGGAAGGGAGAGGGGTGCCATTGTACGACCTGGCCCCGGGGCACCCCGTTGATTTCAGATCCCGAGTTGCGATGGTCGACCATTAGCTTCTTTTCAGAATAGAACAATAAGTCTCAACCCTTTGATTCAGCCCCACACCCACCTCcacatccccccctccccctcccatCCTCTGAAACAAACACCAGGCTGAAGTTTCACCCTGGTGAACCCTCAGGGCCAATACCTTGGCATCCAGTCTGATATGGCCTAAGGGTCCAAAACTGGTCTGAGTGAGGACCAAGGTGGTGTCTGCAGGTGCAATAATCAAGCTGTGTTGGAACATCTCTTGTTCATGCATCCAGTTTGAGAGGAATGAGCATTGTGTTCATCTTGTTTTAAGCCCATAGCACAAAGTTGattcttttttgccttttggccCCTTAAAATGAACTAAGACCTGACTGGTGAATCATTTGATTAAACAATGATGTCACTTTTGCAGTTTGTGctaattaaatattaacaaaaggAGATGTAGAGGCATTctttcccaaaaaaatgggGAATGGACAAACGCCAGACAATATGATAATACGTCTAGCAGAAATGTATCATTTGGTTACACTTTGAACTATCTGAGGGCCTCTCTGTTCACATCAGGTTGCAAACAGCAGTAATTAAATATAGGCAGAATTCCTTCTTCTATAACCCGAAGGTCAGCCCCCTCTCTGCCCTCCCAGATACAACGTTATGTAGGACCAGGGAACCTTAGGGAGACAACAAGAGCCGGTGTCAATAGCTTAAAAGACATCAAACCCCAACTATGCAAGCATTGTCCCGAGCCATGGACTTGGGAGAATAATTGTCATGCAAAAGACAGGCAGCAAGAGAGATAGTAGACTTCAGGCAAGGCTtcagagagaaagggacagcAGAGCACAGAGCTCTCAGGGTGTCcaaaggagggaggggaggggggcttTTCAGCATTGAAAAGCTCAGTACAGTGAGGAGATGTGTGAGGGGAGTATCTGGGGATTTAGTTGAACCCCCCCCCCTGATGTCTCAGATCTTGTCTTTAGTTCTTTTTAAGTGGCCTCTTCAAGACACCTCAGAGATCTGCTTGCAGAGAAAGTCCGGtcaaacagagaaagggagaaagttTTAGATAAAAGAGGCTAGTTGATGCAGCCGCAGTGTGAACGTGTTGCACACCTCAACTAGTCACACCTGTGGAGAAAAAACTACCTCGGCTTTAAGTAATACTACCAAACAAACCCCAATGTCAAGTATCAGATTACCCATTGCTCATTTAGGAGGTGTGCATTCAAAGAAAAGAGATACTGGgcagatgtgtgtgttctaTGAGAACCGTAGGTTCTGCTGTGAGAAACTTGTTAAAGATGAGATCTTTGGGTGTAAACGTTGCTGTGACCGCAACTCATACTAAAGCATAGCATTGTCTTTCATTTTAGGATGTATGGGTTTTGTCATGtgaaaataagttttattttgcagtagtactaaataaatacttttgagAAGTTCTGTTTCCGGGTAGGGGACGGGGAATtacaaatgtacttttttttttgttgctaagGGTGACTTTCAGTTTGAGGATGTAGATTGGACTTTAACAGCCCCGCCCTGCATCTAATGCCAACTCCCAGACGTCACAGAAGCTATCTGTATTCTGGCACCACAATATATGTGTCCCCCAAGGAGAAGaggtctttattttcttttgtttttgtccatgaTAGCTGGCCAGTGATAAGTGAGAGCCAGCATTCTATTGGTACATTGTAATCAAAGAGAGTCATGAAAGGACAAATGCAGATTAAAGAATTAAATTTACAGTTATAGGTAGGGTTTCTTATGTTAAGATACGGTATGAAGTCTGAGGTAGGATAGGACACAGCCATGAGATGCTTCTGTAATAGGAACataggatttattttttctgtaatgAGGCCCCTGGAATGTAAATACAGCCCATCCTGTTGAGTAGCCCAAACGTCTCCCACAAACAAGTCTGATGGCTTTTTGATTTTCTTCCCGACGGCCCTGCCTTTGATACCCACCTTtacagaccctcctcctcccacccAGGTTTTTATCTGAGGGCCAATGGCTGCCTTCCTTCCACTGTCCACCGGCACAAAGGGCTTTTAATGGCCTTTGGCATGTGGCTCACTGAGGACAGGAGACTGACCCATCCCCTCCCAACATACCCACATTCACAAAACCCACATATAGCTACATACAAGCTTTCCATCTCAGTCATTTGTGTcctaaaaaaggtaaaacaaggTTGAACAGGATCAACAAAACCCAGACAGTCAGCAACAGCTTGAGGAAGCGATATAGGGTTGTATTTGTGCCAAAACTATGTCAAATGTCAACTGAACATGTGATGAAACATTGTCTATTCAACTTTGTTCTGTACTTTGGTTGTTACAAAAATACTTTGACTATTTGATTGTCTATGTCGATTGCTCAGCTGACAAAACATGTCTGagtcaattacattttaaactgtacTTCTCTTGTCTTGGTGCACTCCCTGtcatttgtctgtgttgttatACATTTTCATCCTGATGTGTTGTTTGACTGGCGTCTGCTTTTCCAACCCcgttaaaatgaaattacagcCACTTCCGTATGAATAATAATCCTCAACACACCGTTTTAGTTAATCTTATTTGGAATTGTCCGCCCCAATTGCTTGAGATCTGGCCAATGAAAGCGCTTGAGTGCTACGCAGGGCGAGACTTGCTGATTTGGCAAGTCAAAATCTACATATAAATGTAGACTGACTTCATTtggtaaaacacaaaacaaacaaaaacagcaatatcCAACATTTGGACCTTTGTTgcatctctctccctcatttACTGTCTTTTTCTAAAATCCCCAATCAAAAGCATTAAatgtccagaaaaaaaaaggattttttaaatcttattatTGAGTGTATACAATGACAagcagaaaaggaaacaaagtcattttcacatgtggtaaaaacgttgtttttttccagtccTTGGTCTGCATGTACAAATATCTATAAAAAGTGAACACATTCACTCTTTGTATGTACATTTTGCAGCACAAAGTTAACTTGGGACCGacaagaggacagagaggaaagagagacgATACAAGATAGTGATATTTACCACCTACACATCCACCATTATAGTCCGTCACCTCCATTTCATTTAAGTGCTCATAAATCACTTTTCCTGTACATTGCTCCTCCAGCAGCAGGATGCATACCTACCAGAGGCTGTATAATTCATCAAAGCATTGCCATGATTCAAACACAGTACAGTCAAACCATGCAAACAGACATCATCAAGTActtcattttcataaatattgaTATTCTATAATCTTAAAATCTTTATGTGCAGCTTATATGAAGGAATAAAATGAGCAACACCGTCTTGTGTTGTGCTTGGGAGTTTTTACAGAGGTATCAGAGAtctgattttaaacatttcctgGGTATCTGTTAGGAAAGTGGTGTAGTCACCACCTATGAATGACAAAACAAGGGAGAGCACATATTTCTATGTATGTTTGTTGTACACATGTCTGCTATTGTATCACATTCTTTGGAAATAGCTGCAGAAATGAAGGAAAGTAACAAAAGTGGAGGAAAAACTCTTAACTTAAGAGGTTAACATTAAACCGGACCAAACCCCTATAGGGACATATCTGGGAGGCACTGAAAACCTTATGTTAAAAGAAAGGAACGctccaaaaaagtgacagaaataaatgaataaggAATCCAACATTTATAGTATTAAAAGCCATTCTCAGAGGCAGATATAGTAAAGGGCAGACaagaaaacaatcattttaaatcacCTCCTCTGCCAGGATCCTCTGTTTCTATGCATGCAGTGTGAGATCAAGTGGTTTCTTCCAGAGAAGTGGCTTGTAAgcctgtgtgtatttatgttcgGTGTAAAGTGTTCAGCATTCACTTGTGATTCCCCTGATAATCTAAAGTCGTGTCATCAAACAGAGGATTCTTCACTTCCATCTCTCCAGTCTGTCAAGGATGGAAGAAAATTAACTTTTAGTAAATAAACAACATCAGAAATTAttagaagtgtgtgtttgtgtgtgtgtgtgtgtgtgtgtgtgtgtgtgtgtgtgtgtgtgcgcgtgcttCTACCCACCGGGGCAAGTCCAGGGCACTCGTACACTGTAAAGTCTCCTCCCACTTCCTCCTCATCTGATGTGACCTCAGTGTCAGGAACTTTCTGCTCAGGTTTGTTactgaagatttaaaaaaaaaaaaaagaaaaaaaaaaagacagcaaaaagGTGAGATGATGTGGTTGGACATGAgagacaagaaacaaaaaaacagaaagggagggagtgagtagcagagaaagagtaaaaaaaactaaacacaaaaaacacttactTTCCCATTGAGAGCATCTGCTGTTTCTGATGTTGGTAGTGATACATTTGTGCACTGTGGGCCAGAGTCTTATCGCCGATCTGAAGACACAACACAAGAAGGTGGATGACATGTATGAAAACGCTTCTGTGCAAAATCACATCTTGTGGTTATTGCAGAAGAAGCGGTGAGATAGAAACCAAAAGACGCTCTAACAATAGCTGTTAGGTGAAACCATGCACTTACCGAAGAACCGTTAGCTGTGGCAGGGGGCACGCCTGCCCCTCCGAAAGCTGGGTAGTCCACCTTCTGAGCCAGACGCGATTTTTTCTGCAACCTGTAGGAGGGCATCGTGAATCTGAGTCTCCTGCAACACTTTTAGGCAATACTGAGGGCTGTTTCCCGCATCTGGCAATAAATCAtcctttatctattttttatttttaaatttgatttagaATTCATTTTCCAAACATTAAGTCCTTACAGTCCATACACACAAAACTATAcatgaacaaatacaaatgaCATAATACGAAAGCAAGCACGAAAGTAATTATCTTAACATAATCAAATCGAAAGACAAGAAGTAAAGAAGTGACCGACCTTAAATCATCCTTTCACCTAAACTCAGAGATCCTATCACATAAACTGGTTTGTTATACAATTGAATCTCACTAATACAAACTCAGATTGGtctttatattgtatttaatttggTTTGCAAAAAGACCAACTTTAGCTTGCATTCCATATGAATTTAGGTGTTCAGACTTACTTGATGTAACACGCGGTTGCCAGGATCACTGCCACAACGcccaccaccacacacagcGAGATCATAACTACAGGtacaacacaagaaaaaagaagaggggaGCTGAGCATGTTCAGGATTATAAAATGAGCAATTGACTACCCTGCTGAGACATTTCTTATAGGTGCTATATATAGTTATATCTTAGCTTATTTGCTGATTATGGGTTGTTATGGTCATCTTGGCTAAAATTATATGTGATAAACACAAGACGCAATAAACCCACTGGGATGAAAGGAATTAACTTTTTTCTTATGGGACAAATGTAGAACAAAAGTGATAAATCTTACTGGCGAACATCCAGTCAACAGGCACCAAACTGCTTAACAAGATGAGAGCTGACAAAATTACCCAAATTTTAACAACCTATAACTGGATTACATTTCTATCCACCGTCTGTTTATATTAGTATCTCGTACCAGCAATGAATTCTCCAGCATCAGGCTTTCACTTCCTGGGTGCAGTCAAACCTTCTGACCTGTGCTGGAAACAGGAGAATCATACTCACTGACaataatgttgtcatttttggaTGCTGGCACAGCGATTGGACCGGCGTGGCCCTCCCCCCGAATGGCCTTGGGCTGgggggttggtgtgtcagaatGGGCAAAAACTACAGGGCGGGGGGCCGTAGTGGGAGTAGTCACGTTTTCTATCGAGAGCCGATCCTggcttttctgtttgtgtttggaggcatcggtttggatttttttaacatctgtcTGGGAGGTGACGGCCGCTGGAGAGATTaagggagacacacacagagatagtaGTCATAATCAAAGGCTACCATGAGGGAAACGACACAATGTCTGACggagattaaaaaataatcactcTCTATACTAGAAGAAGTTGAAGTAAactcaaaacaggaagtgatgtgaTTGTATTTCCGTTTTAAAAATTGCTCTTGGGGCTCTTACCAGGATGTTTGGAGTGCTTTTTTGGCGGTCTGATCTCTGTCACTTCTTGTTTTTCGATGACAGAGTGAAGGTAATCAATCTCTTCATCCACGTTAGGGTAGAATGTCACTTTACCTAAAGAACAGACAAGATTCAAAATTTCACTGATCAACTTCAACATATATTAAGCTGTCTTCAATTGTTTTTAAGtataagataaaaaataaagaaaaaaaggctacaGAAAATCCAGATTTGACAAAATGTGTCGGTGACAGTGACACAAGAGGCTTCTTAATATAAACAACGCCACCTTCATTCATGCACATAACATACAAATCAGTTAGTAACTACCGACAGTAACTTCATGTGAATCATTAAAAACGAAATGCTTTAACGATGATATAGTTATAATAGTTGCAGATCACTAATCAACAAATCAGAAGTTGTTGTCCCTAGTCAAATCCTGTTAGCTTGAGGTTGGGCTTTTCTAGGTCGGGAAAACATTTTGCAGCTTGTCCACTTACATGACTGTAGGTAATGTTTAACTATTGCATGTAAGAAAGGTAGAGACAGAGAACATACATATGGCTTAGGCATGCATGTATATATTGGTTTTTCGGGGTCTTGCCTCTGAAGTGATGAACGGGGAGTGTGCCCatgactgttgtttgtttgttgaccgataaaaaaaggagacaatACTAAACTGTTGTTAACAGCCCTTGAGGCCAGACAGTGAGCCACATTCCTACAGTACTGTTGGGATCTCCTAGGCGACGAGGGCCGATAGTCTGTGTGTGGCCGGGGGAGGAAGCACTGCAGGGGTCCGGAGCAATCACCCAAACATTGGCTTCACTGGGCTTCAGTCGCTACATTCACAATAGATCCCATAGCTCACTTCTAATTGGCGGTGATCAAAGTGCAATTTCCCTCTATAAAGTTACCCTGCAATATATCAAATTATAAGTATTTGGCCTCAAAACTGTAGAGGCGGCAAGATCATGACAACACAAGTTGAGAATACAAAAAGCACTAAAATGCCTAAGGTGCTTgcataaaaaaaagttcatttttgcAGATCACGCTATCATCCATTCAGTATCCCGGACTAATGCATGTACAGTTCTTTGGTATACATAAGATCCATGAAGAAACCAGTGCGGGAAAATAAATTACCAATGCCAGTAAATCTATCAAAACAAATGCgttattacacatttttacaaccaCCTACATTACATTAATGATTACAGTGTCACTTTCACTCCAGAAGGCTGGCCATCTGGCTGAGCTAATGTGTATGATATGACATGCTAGCACTTTCACTGTCTGCTTTGTTATTTTCTTACCCTCCTCCACTAATGGCCATTTAGTGCACTCCATAGCAGGTTTCTGTGGAGGCGGGATGCCCCATCTGTACTTTGCAGGTGGCTAAGAGCTCCAACCGTGTCCGAGTGCTGGCCAGGAGGCCATGTGGTTACACAGGTTTGAATTTGagaggagattaaaaaaaatcaaagatgaGATATTTActgattgtaattttaaactgtagattgatttaaaatatgcaAGAAAATAGTTAAAGTGGATGagcagtatgtatgtatgtatgtatgtatgtatagggATAAACTCCAGGATCCTACCTAGGCTGATAATTCACCTACAAAAAAGgtcattgtgtgtatgtgtgtggtttgtCACACACTGACTAAGCATGCACACCTCTACTTGAGTAAGAGTTTTGTCACCGGCTTGATAATGACCCATAACCTCTTGAGAAACACCCAGGGGGCAGTTGGgtacaacaaacaaacactaaacAGCTCAACAGGGATTGCGGTTCACACACATCTGTGCTGTTCTATTTTCCCACTTCAAAAACATTCGCATTTCTTCCTCCCCCAAaccacatgcatgcacacactctccCTTCCTGCCACCCTTGTCCTTGTTTAAAAACTCTAAATTGGACAGATTTCACAGATCTCGTCAGATATTTTGTAATTGTTGGCAAAAATTTGTGTGGAAATTGCTACATTTACTGTGACgtaattatacagtatatcctaacactaaaaaaaaaggaatccttACAGCTGAAAAATTTAAATCCTTTCAGATGagtctatttttttatattttgcaccAAAAACGTGCAGGCAAAAATATCTATCCTCTATCTTTTATATTGTTGATATTTTGTTAATCAACTCATAATTTCAGTGTTGCAACAAAGAACTTCCTTGAATTCAAATCACCACATGACCAGTTTGACGAGTCACCATGTTGAGTTCTTCAAAGAAGGGCAAGTTGTAAGTGTTTACAGCGCCTCGCCTTCCCAGTGAGCATGTCCTCAGTCCTGTCCACAGATCAttgatatatacagtgtgtCCTGCTGCCCTCTAGTGGAAC is a window from the Etheostoma cragini isolate CJK2018 chromosome 16, CSU_Ecrag_1.0, whole genome shotgun sequence genome containing:
- the npdc1a gene encoding neural proliferation differentiation and control protein 1a isoform X1: MLLLSSPRNGRLRRASLLLLATLLLCFAPVSASLPAGSKCPHHIDCAREGRHFCRPGSSQCGPCLSPLEENEEGRCLVRNGHRQHGKVTFYPNVDEEIDYLHSVIEKQEVTEIRPPKKHSKHPAAVTSQTDVKKIQTDASKHKQKSQDRLSIENVTTPTTAPRPVVFAHSDTPTPQPKAIRGEGHAGPIAVPASKNDNIIVIMISLCVVVGVVAVILATACYIKLQKKSRLAQKVDYPAFGGAGVPPATANGSSIGDKTLAHSAQMYHYQHQKQQMLSMGNNKPEQKVPDTEVTSDEEEVGGDFTVYECPGLAPTGEMEVKNPLFDDTTLDYQGNHK
- the npdc1a gene encoding neural proliferation differentiation and control protein 1a isoform X2, yielding MLLLSSPRNGRLRRASLLLLATLLLCFAPVSASLPAGSKCPHHIDCAREGRHFCRPGSSQCGPCLSPLEENEEGRCLVRNGHRQHVTFYPNVDEEIDYLHSVIEKQEVTEIRPPKKHSKHPAAVTSQTDVKKIQTDASKHKQKSQDRLSIENVTTPTTAPRPVVFAHSDTPTPQPKAIRGEGHAGPIAVPASKNDNIIVIMISLCVVVGVVAVILATACYIKLQKKSRLAQKVDYPAFGGAGVPPATANGSSIGDKTLAHSAQMYHYQHQKQQMLSMGNNKPEQKVPDTEVTSDEEEVGGDFTVYECPGLAPTGEMEVKNPLFDDTTLDYQGNHK